One window of the Chitinispirillales bacterium genome contains the following:
- a CDS encoding leucine-rich repeat domain-containing protein, which translates to MEAGNRFLKVMSAMVIAAVVAMGQVDITDKFTDPNFKAKVYKAINKTAPAPIYDSDVDTVKSLILANSRISSFAGIEYFTGLTTLDCDYNRLTTLDVSKNTALTELYCSSNQLTTLDVSKNTALTALDCSSNQLTTLDVSKNTELGWLDCSNNQLTTLDLSKNTELIYLDCSNNQLTTLDLSKMNTKSWWYLDVRANYLENESKILGLNELSMDVFYFHPQKTNNTNTVTFNSLGGSPVDQVTGVLGFSRINEPDEPTRDDYMFVGWYTDTEWKNLWNFTSNIVTQDTILYAKWHYTLGEDIEIFADTTTYIYDGGEQRIGTVRLYLKGEKKILEEGVGFTVDKYENNIDAGRNAIAMITLIDEYEHSGITKKPIQFEIQKCTVSVSWENTTFTYNGERQVPTPTSGNPKFPAKVIKTDYESINAGSNRVYAGLVEPNNNIILSGEQQAYTINPKEIRVIWGEEREFVYNKMIQHPAWSLESDEIDRNHVYIAPTYSVVGEYTEVNGLAPVVQIVPEHNSNIYHNNYTLVNTRVDYKILPKSLTARLKGTVNNKLSLSYKYETEAELEEHLSGMVEYVGFASDSTGTDSENDLRE; encoded by the coding sequence ATGGAAGCGGGAAACAGATTTCTAAAAGTAATGTCGGCGATGGTGATTGCCGCAGTTGTAGCGATGGGACAGGTAGATATAACGGATAAGTTCACCGACCCGAACTTTAAGGCGAAAGTGTATAAGGCAATAAATAAAACCGCTCCCGCTCCGATATACGACAGCGATGTGGATACTGTAAAATCGCTTATCCTGGCAAATTCCAGAATATCTTCTTTTGCCGGCATAGAATATTTTACAGGATTGACGACGTTGGATTGCGACTACAATCGACTGACAACACTGGATGTGTCGAAGAATACCGCCCTGACGGAATTGTATTGCTCCAGCAACCAACTGACAACACTGGATGTGTCGAAGAATACCGCCCTGACGGCGTTGGATTGCTCCAGCAACCAACTGACAACACTGGATGTGTCGAAGAATACAGAACTGGGATGGTTGGACTGTTCAAATAATCAATTGACGACATTAGATTTGTCGAAGAATACAGAACTGATATATTTGGACTGTTCAAATAATCAATTGACGACATTAGATTTGTCGAAGATGAATACTAAAAGTTGGTGGTATCTTGATGTAAGGGCAAATTATTTAGAGAACGAAAGTAAAATTCTTGGGTTGAATGAGTTGTCTATGGACGTGTTTTATTTTCATCCGCAAAAAACAAATAATACCAACACAGTAACGTTTAACTCACTCGGCGGTTCGCCGGTAGATCAAGTAACAGGTGTTTTGGGATTTTCAAGGATTAACGAACCTGACGAACCGACAAGAGACGACTATATGTTTGTCGGCTGGTACACAGACACGGAATGGAAAAATTTGTGGAACTTTACAAGTAATATTGTAACACAAGACACTATTCTTTACGCAAAATGGCATTACACATTAGGGGAAGATATAGAAATCTTTGCTGATACGACGACTTATATTTATGACGGCGGCGAGCAAAGAATCGGGACGGTAAGACTTTATTTAAAAGGCGAGAAGAAAATATTGGAAGAAGGCGTCGGTTTTACTGTCGATAAGTATGAAAACAACATAGACGCAGGAAGAAATGCGATCGCAATGATTACCTTAATCGATGAATATGAACACAGCGGCATTACAAAAAAACCGATACAGTTTGAAATACAAAAGTGTACGGTTTCGGTAAGTTGGGAGAACACAACTTTTACTTATAACGGTGAAAGGCAAGTGCCTACTCCGACAAGCGGCAATCCAAAGTTTCCTGCTAAGGTGATAAAAACAGATTACGAAAGCATAAATGCCGGAAGTAATCGTGTGTATGCAGGTTTAGTAGAGCCGAACAATAATATTATCCTTTCAGGCGAACAGCAAGCCTACACTATAAATCCCAAAGAAATTAGAGTGATTTGGGGAGAGGAACGGGAATTTGTTTACAATAAGATGATACAACATCCTGCTTGGAGTTTAGAGTCTGATGAAATTGATAGAAATCATGTTTATATAGCTCCCACATACTCTGTGGTCGGTGAATACACAGAGGTAAACGGTCTTGCACCTGTTGTTCAGATAGTACCGGAACACAATAGCAATATTTACCACAATAATTATACTCTTGTCAACACCAGAGTTGATTACAAAATACTTCCCAAATCTCTGACCGCACGCCTGAAAGGTACGGTGAACAATAAACTTAGCCTGAGTTACAAATATGAGACGGAAGCGGAGTTGGAGGAACATCTTAGCGGCATGGTAGAATATGTAGGCTTTGCAAGCGACTCTACAGGAACCGATAGCGAGAACGACCTGCGTGAGAA